The following nucleotide sequence is from Amia ocellicauda isolate fAmiCal2 chromosome 2, fAmiCal2.hap1, whole genome shotgun sequence.
GATATTTACCGAAGTACTTGTATTATTGGGGATGTGATTATCTCTCAttggttttatttagtttttagcaTTCTATTATGGTGATTCCATTTTAATTACACACGAATCTCACATATATAAGAACATTTAAATAGTGAAGACTGTGAAGTGTCATTTTACAACATTGTTCTGAAATATTTCACAATTGTCGCAAATGTAATTGTAGGTTGTTAAAATGCAAACTGGAGTTATTTTCATAATGTGGCATAAATAAGCAAGTATTGTACATAACTTTAGAACTCAGCATGAAAATGGAATTTCTGTGATGTTGGAAAGATTCGAGATTCGACGTTGCAGTGTATGCATTACATTATACCCCCTCCCCCAATGATCTAAACAATGTTTCAACTTGTCATTAATATAGCATTGTCTCAGTTGTTACAATTACCTAGTTTACAAACTAATGGACGAATATGATGAAGTGTAGTGCCCTTCCCTTCTATACAGAGCTGCTCAGCTTTTTCTAACCTTCGTCTTTTTTACAGAAACCGTAAGTGGGGGGTAAAAGGGGGTACGGGAGTAACCTTTTCCCATACTATTATCTTTTGTTTGCAGATTAATTTAGCATTTTTCCGAAAACACATTAAATGTTTGATTGACTTCTTGATAAAGTATTGATTCATTATAATTAAGcatatactgtttttttttgtctcgaCTGATGACCGAAGATTTTCCAGCATAAACTTTTAAGATTTAAGCTGATAAAACGTCACAAATACTTAAGCAAAAGCATCTGACATTagtagaaacaaaaaaaaaacaaaaaaaacttctgAATATACAGATACTTTTGCTAATGGCACACAGTTTAATGTATGGTTTAATCGCAttgattgtttatattttactaTAACCACTTTAAGATTACTTATTTGGTTCCCTCTTACATTGTATGAGGTTAAATATCCTGCaaagtcaaacaaacaaaagctggTCCAAGCATAATACAGCAGGCTGGGGTCCTCCGATATCCCATAATTCCCGAAAAGATTCTGAGACGCAGACAAGTGCGCAATGGCAGGACGCGAGAGAGTCGCTCAGCTGCTCCGACAGCTGGAAAGGGCAGCGTAAGTTCACTTCCCAGGTTATTAGCAAGCTATTAAAAATTACTTTACAAAACTGGATATCAAAGCAGTTACGGTACAAGCGGAGTTAATCAACCGTGTATAGTCAAGAAGTTTGCGCTGCAGTCGACATTTTAAAggagaacaaaaatatattcataattacgTGCACATAAAATGCAGaccatataatttaattaaagttgTAACTAAACTAGCCTTTTGTTGGCTGAGATGGAATCTAGTTATTTTATTACGCAAGtgtaaagcaaagcaaaagaATCACACAATCGTATTGCTATAGGCCTATGACACAATGTAACTTGCAGTCACTTGCACATATTTTTGCAATCTGCCATACATCTTCACCAATGTATCTATGCCTGTTCTGACGTCTTCTGATAATCTGGATGCACTCTTCTTTTGAACTAAGGTTTTTAAAATGCTATACGTCATCGTAAATCAAATGTCAGTGGGATTAAAATCCAGCCATCAGTATTCAGTGTCTGTCCATCTCACATTGCAACACAGACATCCCCTGGCAGTCGACTACTTGACGAGATTGCAAGACATTGAAGATTACAAAGTGAAATACATGGCATTAATTTCTCCTTATTGTATTTCAGATGCAGATGTcctgcacactcacacagctattatcaaggtatttttttcacatataattaaGTGAAAGGGTGAACTCAATGCAGAAAGCATCGATTATCAGTAAGCTCCAATGAGGGATAATACTTattttccagtgagatatgcaACATTTGCGTTGAGTGATTCTTCCtagttttattaaaacaacttgTTGAATCGAACATGAAAGGTGCCCATTAAAAGCAGGCACGTTTTCCAAAATGGTCAATTTCTCTGTTTTTCACggtacaataatacaaattaacaatGTAACTACTGCAGGTAAATTTACAGTGCATTTTTTACTTTGTTTGCAACAATTGTTTCCTCTTATAACAtggatgcatgtgtgtgttttagctTCAGAGCATACGTCATGTGGAAAAACAGACTATGCATTTGAGGTATGAAATTTAAGTTTAACAATTACAGCAAAATTAAACTATACTTGACACCTACATGTAAAATCTAAAGTATTTTGGTTTCCCTGTTTGTGCTTCAGATGGCCTGCTCAAATATCAGATATGGAGAAGGAGTTACGAAAGAAATTGGCAtggtaatattttttttccttcccaaaTCTTGTATCTCCTTGTGACTACTataataaatactgtatatatatgaatatgtctATTATAGAACAATAATTTGTCAAAAGATTAATAGATTAAGACTATAATGTATAGTTGTAGTCAAAGGTATTCACATCCTTCACTTGAAACcacattattcaattattcaactagtttaatacatatattatattacacTATACTTATTTAGCCAATAATATCTATTCTCAGAGTTTGTTAAACACAGATTCACcctaaagaaaacatttgactGCATTGGCTCCCAGTTTGCTACATgacatatttaaacatttgactAACAAAACTGTAGAAATCATAATAGTCAACACACCCCATGTAGAACAATCTGCGACAatatataaatgataaatgAGTTTAGTTTAATGAGTGATATTAAAGTAAATGAgtaactgaataaaataaaatgtgtagtcATAACTGTATGTCACATAGATGTTGCTTTTGAATGCAGGATCTCCAGAATCTTGGAGCCAGAAATGTGTGCCTGATGACAGATAAGAACCTGTCCCAGCTGCCCCCGGTCAAAGCTGTCCTGGACTCTCTGGTGAAGCATGGGGTTCAGTTCAGGTGTTATGACAAGGTGCGCGTGGAACCAACAGATACCAGGTCAGTGTTTATTTCATCTTATTTGTCCTCAGTAAAATTGTTCCCTAGCAGCAGTGTTGTGTCTGAATGGCATCTATTTCCTGGGTTTATTTCTGAAATCAGGAGTTTGAAAACCCTGAGTTCTTCATTGATGacactgtatataaatacacacacacacacacacatacactaggGACTAGACCAAATacaaactttgacctaccaaTGAATCACgaagtacaaatctgtaccttatcatggtttaatttgttaaaagccactttctactatttataaatcaaaacaatataGGGTACAACTTCATAGTTTGTGGTTCATGGGTGTGTCTAAGTTCTGATTTGGTCTATGTCTTGATTAATTGATACTGATTTAATGATGCCAGTTAgtaagtgatttatttttcaaagagaGTAAATTCTCCActaagaatacataaataaacagactCATGCCATTGAAGCTGTTTACTGAATAGCTGTACTGAGCCCTCGCTCTTATTTTCCAGTTTTAAGGAGGCAATTGATTTTGCCAAGAGAGGGAGTTTCGATGCCTATGTGGCTGTTGGAGGAGGGTCTGTGATTGACACCTGCAAAGCTGCCAACCTGTACGCCTGCCACCCAGAGGCCAGTTTCCTTGATTTTGTAAACATCCCTATTGGGAAGGGAAAGCCAGTCACAGCTACGATAAAGCCCCTGATcgcaggtataactaaaggctGACTTTTACATCTGTGGCTTTGGATGATAGTCATATAATATGGACTGTGCCATTACTATACCATAACCTGTACtgttaatgtaatgtttatGCTAGTCCTTATCAGTAATTGTGATGCACTGTGAAAATCATGAACACCTCTTGGTGGCGCCCTCACATCCTCTTACAGATTGTACCTCCAGTATATTCACTAATAAACTCATAGACTTAATTACTTacttattaaaaacattgaaaaagtGCATCAATAAAATTGGCATAATTCCAATTATGTTAATGTTTTGTATGTTACTCATCTAGTGTCAATTAAATGAAACACACGGTTCAAGTTAATAAACCTATACTATAGAGTTAAAATTCCATTTCATGTAAAGACAAATAGATTTTGAAAGAACCTGCTTAGATGATTACCCTCCCCTCCCCAGAAACCTGTCACATAAAATGAAtgagtttgtttctttctttgtcttctTTCTTTTCAGTGCCTACAACCGCTGGGACAGGAAGTGAAACAACAGGTGTAGCGATATTTGACTTTGAAAGTTTGAAAGCAAAAACCGGTAGGCACAATCCGTCACCGCTATGAAGTTGTTTACTTACTTaccatttcttttttaaatgtactccaTATGTACACTGTTTGCAAGCAACACCATATCTAGcaatgaacacacacaaaactaatTTATGTTGTTGTGCACCTTAATGCTTCAGGTATTCAGATCTTATTCACTGACAGGACAGTGAGGAGAGGTACATTATACTCTTAGTGAACATTAACAAAAAAGTAATTGTATAATTTTGATTTTACACTtgaaaaatacagggaaatgtcACTGGATGAATAATTgagaattatttaatttgctcTCATTTAATTCCAttgtttgaatttattttccgtaactttaaaataaacagttttcATCTGTGTTTTATTAGTAATTTCTAAATGTCAATCATCTTCACAAAATAAAGTTTGGTCAGTGTCTACAAGACACTACAAAGAGATGAAAGATCTAAAAGTAGTTACCCATTTAGCTCAATCAGATGTGTGTAACTTGAGCCCTATGGATTTTCATCCTCAATCctgattttgtattcatttcaataaaagtgttttttaaagCTGTCTTCTGATTAATATATTCAGTTTAAAATCTTCATCAAAGTAATGTAATTTTCTCTGTGCTTGATCACCTGACCAATGTTTAGGCATTGCTAGCAGAGCTATAAAGCCCACACTTGGAATGGTGGATCCCTTGCACACCCTGCACATGCCCCAGAGAGTAGCTGCCAACAGTGGCTTTGATGTACTGTGGTATGTACTGTATTAATACTATGGCCTAgactgtactgtggactataTGCTATGACTACCCTCAATTCACAAATTTCAAACCTCTTATCACAGGGGtagcctggtcctggagagccacagggtcTACAGGCTTGTGTTCTATCCAGatcattaactgcttaattgaaccaattgtgggtcttaattaggcaaaatgtccccgtgttcaaggtatccattaattggtaatttagagagacctggaaaacctgcaggattgcagctctccgggaccagggttagccacccctgctctACCAGATCATTTCTAcaacagataaataaaaacatggtaCTAGTTTATTGTTTGCAATTAGCAGGCCTGTTTTTGATTCAACTGTATTATAAATCATAATATCATGTCTTGCTTTTGCTCTTCCTTAAGTCTAAGACTTAACAGATATGTTGTGCTCAAGACAGCTGTTAGTGTATTCAGAACATTTGATTTCATAAATATCCTTTTGCATAATACATTCATGTCTCTTTAATATCTCCCATTTGTGTACTGTGGGATTAAAGTATGAAATTTTAATTAAGATTATAACATTATTGTATTGTGGAATcaattagaaaacaaatattgcattGTTCATCTTGTAAATATCATTGACTGAAGAAAGGCAGAGTGGGGTAAAATAGATCTCTGACCTGCAATTAATTCTCCTacacttattttatatatttttaattgtctcctaataaaaaaatatgttccaGACTCATCAGAATGTTTGggtataatacaataattgtgaaattatatatttaaagaacaCATATGTAAATTTGCCTTGTAATTCAGGAGGAGTTTTCTTCCTGTAATGTGAATTTGAGCATGTAAACCACTGACAGGCCTCAATGCGATTTCCCTAAAACTTGTCAACACTGGGAGTTGTTGTGTTTGCTGCCAGCCAAATTAATAAGGGTCTTCTGCATGAGCAACTCCTTTCACACACACCCGAGATCTCTATGGTGCCTGATATGTCCTTTTGATAGAGCTGCCCCTGCTATAAATCAATTTATGTTACTCAGTCTGTCATGTAAATTGCCATTTGCCCTGATGCCGGCTATGCCAGATGGCACAAAATAATAGCCGTAAAAGAAGAGGAGACGGGAGGATAGTTAGTTTTTTCTGGTTTCTCTCCATGTACAGTCATGCACTGGAATCCTACACCGCTCTGCCGTACCATATGCGTAGCCCCTGTCCTCCCAACCCCATCAGCAGGCCTGCGTACCAGGGCAGTAATCCCATCAGCGATGTCTGGTCCCGACACGCGCTGCACATTGTGGCCAAGTACCTGAAGCGGTAGGAGCTTGAAATTTTACTCTGTTTTAATAAGACATACAATAGTGTAATACTTTATTATCTAGTAAAAGAAatggtgttgttttttaacacctACTGTATTTTTGTGCCTGTTCTCATGcttcatattttgaaaagattCCCTTGTACAATTGTTGTTCCATAGATAGTaatgtttatttcaacattacAGACTGAGGCAGAAAATGTCTTATGCTTGTATTCAAGTCCTTGACAGATTCATGATTTAGATGTGTACAATCTCCACAATTGAGCAATGGAGTTATTCCAAATAACAGATCTTACAGAATACagtgttttccattttaaatcgttaatacattatttgtctTTGTTTATACATGgggtaaacaaacatttttataatttatgtaAAATATCTTTATTTGAACAGTAAActatataatgtttattttttctcctctaATAATGTGGGCTATGgatatgaattaaataaatgttttccctCTGCAGTATACCATCTATAATGACCAGCTTTGCCCATTCCTGTTTGATTTTATTCTCCTGTCTATGCTAACCGCCTATGTGTCGATTGGTCTCCAGAGCAGTGAGGGATCCTGGGGACATGGAGGCCAGGTCCAGCATGCACTTGGCCAGTGTGTTTGCAGGAATAGGATTTGGAAATGCTGGGGTCCACCTCTGGTAAATCAATCCCTGTGATACTTCTtgattacagctgtaatttccTCTGTGGTGATAAGCTTGATGTGGTAATTAGAGGTGGTCATTTTTATAGTTGATGTTTAGTAAGGCATGCCTTAAAATAGTGCcagaaatatttaattttcaaaaacaattgAAGTTGACTGTTTCTattgctttttgtgtttttggggGTAATCTAGCCATGGAATGTCTTATCCTATCGCTGGACATGTCAAGACCTTCAGAGCAAAAGACTATAATGTGGACCATCCTTTAGTGGTATGCAATTGTTTTCATAATTATTAATATGCATCATATATTAAAGGCTTATGGGTGGACACATTTAATAATTCATTATTTAGTTTACAGTTTAGCCTTCAGAATAGATATCCTATTATTGTGatgactggaaaaaaaaaaacacacaagtaGGCTGCTACAGTACAGCACTCTTTTAGGTTTATAACTAAATAGTAAGGGTTCATATATTAAATACGTTTAACCAGGTATATTATTTACTAAAATGCTGTTGTATTTCCGTTGTTCTTTGACACTTCCTGTGTTTCATGCCTGCAGCCTCATGGCCTGTCAGTGGTGCTGACTTCGCCCGCAGTGTTCATGTTCACAGGGTGCATGTGCCCCGAGCGCCACCTGGAAGCAGCTGAAATACTGGGTGACTACATACGCCAGGGGACTACATTCGGCCGTTGTAGATTTGTCACATCAGTATTAGGGTATATTTTAGCTAGATTCCAATTATAATGGATTGTAATTATTGATTACTTCATTGTtcctttaataataattttaagaagaTTAAGAAGTTTAACTGAAGTACAGGAGGTTTCAGACCTAAAATCAGATATGTTGGTTATATACTGACATAATAGGTGCTCAGGCCCACAGAATTTAAAAGCAGGATTTTTTTATGTCAAGTTTagtaatggattttttttttaatcctcagCAACAgtttaatataaattatgatCATCTGATTATATCTATTAGACTTGTTTGAGTAAGTTCTCTTTGCAGCAACTTTTCCACAGAGTTGTGTGCAATTGAAtggctgtgtttgtgtgagatttCCTCCCCTGATTCAGCTGAACAGACATGTTTCTGTCTCGGTGCAGGAGCTGACGTCCGCAGTGCAAAGCGAGAGGATGCCGGGGTTGTCCTGGCAGACACCCTGCGGAAACTCTTGTTTGATCTGAATGTTGACGATGGCTTGGGTGCTATTGGTTACACTAAAGACGATATTCCTGCCTTAGTGAGAGGAACTATACCTCAGGTAAATGAGAATATATGGTGTCTCATATCGTATACATCTTATACACTTGATAATGTGTGTCTCTTAGTTTTGgcataatcattttatttaattttagctctttatttatttgaatatgatattaattcatgtttttgctACAGTAACTCTAAGTTATTAGACAATATTTAAGTTAAAGAAGAAAATCGAAAGAAAATTTTCCACTTTTCCTTTTACAGGAAAGAGTCACCAAACTGGCACCAAGGCCACACACTGAGGAGGACCTGACTGGCTTGTTTGAATCTGCAATGAAACTCTTCTGATACAGAGTCTGTCTCTGCACAACCTCACTGCCAAGGGCACCGCACTATGAaatcactttttaaaaatgcaatagtAAAATCATCAtagtaattatatattttgtttttgttatagaGCATCTGGCTTGATTTTGCAATTGTATGTTATACAATTACAGATTAGAGTTACTTCACCTCCTCAACTGTATTCATCAACAGGTTTATGCTGACTGCCTGACAATGGAATCTCAAATGTTAATTGAATGGTCTTTGATTGCATGAGAGTGCTGAGATTGATTTGTCCTTGTGATCTTTTTTGCAAGGTCTTTATACATAGCAGAACAGCACTAGTAATAGATGAGTGTAATCTGGTGTAAAAGGAAGGTTCTCTCTATAGTTGGATATGTTCAATAGAAAGTCACTTTATATACAGGATGTAAAAAGCACTGTTCAAATGAGTCACACTTTTGTAGGTTCTTAACAAGTTAAGTAAATATGTGAATTATCAAACCCTGTATCAAATATCAAAACTTCCTTCCaagatgaataaatacatgaacaccgaaatacatattttttagtacctttccttttccagttttcatttatttcaagAATAATCCTAGACTTGCCCACTGACCCATTGAACTCTTGTCTAACTAGAGCAACACTGTAAAGACAGACGTTGAAATATCATTTCTGCTAATAAGAAATATATAGATTCATTATTAACCTAACAGAATTACTTAGAAGTAGTAGCTACTTAATCTGATATTAGGTAGATTAGGTTTGAGGATTACTGaaagtgtctgtcatgtaaagAGAAGCTTAGAACTAAGAATGTCTTCGGTTAACATACTGCTTTTATACGTCACAGTGTGCAGTGTTTACAGGCATTGTAATAAACTATTCAAGATCAGAGTGTTAATGCAACCAAAGTCCAAAATCAGCCCCATTGCATAGTAGGGTTGTGGGGCTGTCATGGAGTGGAAGCACACATGTGAAGATTGTGCCGTCTGGACAATAGATCTGTACTCAAGCCTGGCAACTGAACATAACACAGCTGAGGTGTTAGTCAGCACCCTGTGGGACATCTGTCTCACTGCAGGTGTCCATGAAGGAGAAATACGCCTCCTGTTAAGATGTACtttttaattctttaaaaagcatttttatatatatatgtttggtGCACAGCTTCTGCTTGCTTATTGTCTTTTCAGGATACATGGTATACTGTTAGTTATGTAACATGTCACACAGGTATACTTGCGTGTTCATTGCGTAACTGAAGGCAGAGGCGGTGCCTGCTTACAGCATCTGAGGTAACCAAACATCAATGTGGCGAAATAATAATGACGTTTCATCCTCATGGCGGATATTTTTAATCTTaaagagttttatttttgttcggTTACAGGACTGTAATTGGATGGACCTAGGAAGAAAAGATACAGCCAAGACTAGGGATAACAATGAGGGTAATTAGCTGTCAAGGCCATTAGTTTTCCAATGCTGAGGGACTTGGATCCTCTTCTAAAATGGCAAACCTGAGTTAGCATGTACAAGACATTAAGATCACTTTGTATCCAACTGACATGCAACCAAAATTAAAAGGGAACTTCAGCGCATACTATGTCAACACTTTCTATCGAGTCAGCACTCTGTGGGACATCTGTAGagttttaataatacaaataaataccgTGACAATATATGATAAAGGGATTGTAATACAAACAGTTAGTAATAAGTGTTATATATACTTAAATTGATATAATTATATTACTTGGATTACTTTATGTTCCCTGGTTAcccaaagcaatcagttctgttttttttttaatatatatatatataatctaaatTCAAATAATTGTGCCTAATCTTTCCTATGTATCACTTGATGGATGGTGTTTGACTGCTTGACACGAGTACAATAGAGGACAGCGATGTCCTATCACACTAAAGCCAATCTCCATCTGTTGACTGGTCTGTGCTTAACAGTTCATCCAAATCTTTTTCCATCCCTGTCTGATGTTACAAAGCACCAACACTGAACTGCTATATGGAGCGCCATGAATTAAAACTCAATCAATCTCTGAGCATTAATTCACAGCAATAGAGCAGAAGGATATTATTCACATTCTGACACAGATGGCAAAGACATATTcatcaatattttaattgaagtgtcatttacatgtttgtttttgttgtgttttctgcAAAGAACCAAATCCCTTCACATGTTTTGTATAGGGCATCTTGTAGACAAAAATATCTGTAAGTGCTGTTAATTTCCCttgaaatgtgctttttttaaatttgcaaTGGCAACTAGACAGAACTTATGTTTAAACTAAATATTAATGTTGTATATTActgttattttataaatgtgtgtgtttctctttcaGTAACTGACTCCAATAGATACACAGACAAATAAGTAGCaagttttatttctgtaaatattaaacactttgtaatgtaa
It contains:
- the adhfe1 gene encoding hydroxyacid-oxoacid transhydrogenase, mitochondrial, whose translation is MAGRERVAQLLRQLERAACRCPAHSHSYYQASEHTSCGKTDYAFEMACSNIRYGEGVTKEIGMDLQNLGARNVCLMTDKNLSQLPPVKAVLDSLVKHGVQFRCYDKVRVEPTDTSFKEAIDFAKRGSFDAYVAVGGGSVIDTCKAANLYACHPEASFLDFVNIPIGKGKPVTATIKPLIAVPTTAGTGSETTGVAIFDFESLKAKTGIASRAIKPTLGMVDPLHTLHMPQRVAANSGFDVLCHALESYTALPYHMRSPCPPNPISRPAYQGSNPISDVWSRHALHIVAKYLKRAVRDPGDMEARSSMHLASVFAGIGFGNAGVHLCHGMSYPIAGHVKTFRAKDYNVDHPLVPHGLSVVLTSPAVFMFTGCMCPERHLEAAEILGADVRSAKREDAGVVLADTLRKLLFDLNVDDGLGAIGYTKDDIPALVRGTIPQERVTKLAPRPHTEEDLTGLFESAMKLF